A stretch of the Gammaproteobacteria bacterium genome encodes the following:
- a CDS encoding DUF937 domain-containing protein produces the protein MMNIANLATEIFMKKMGASGSSGDITSALTSLLGGNSGGGDSDIDIMGLVSKFQSKGLGGVVSSWLGDGDNDGISTDQVTNMLGESNISEFASKIGVDPSTALNGLKDTIPDMIDQSSSGGSLLDSVGGLGGVLNMAKKLF, from the coding sequence ATGATGAATATTGCTAATCTGGCAACTGAAATATTTATGAAAAAAATGGGTGCATCAGGTAGTTCAGGTGATATTACCTCTGCATTGACGAGCCTTTTAGGTGGTAATAGTGGAGGCGGTGATAGTGATATTGATATCATGGGATTGGTATCAAAATTTCAATCAAAAGGTCTGGGTGGAGTAGTCTCTTCATGGCTTGGAGACGGTGACAATGATGGCATTTCCACAGATCAGGTGACTAATATGCTCGGTGAATCTAATATCTCTGAGTTTGCATCCAAAATTGGCGTGGATCCCAGTACTGCACTGAATGGTCTAAAAGATACCATTCCAGACATGATCGATCAATCTAGTAGCGGTGGCTCACTGCTAGATAGTGTTGGTGGATTGGGTGGCGTATTGAATATGGCTAAAAAACTCTTCTGA
- the dxs gene encoding 1-deoxy-D-xylulose-5-phosphate synthase: MSDRSPNSAAYPLLESVNKPEDLRQFTRAELPQLADELRNFLIDSVAATGGHFAAGLGTVELTVALHYVYNTPFDRLVWDTGHQSYPHKILTGRRERMSSMRQHGGLSGFPKRSESDYDTFGVGHSSTSISAAVGMAIAAQHEQQGRKTVAVIGDGAMTAGMAFEALNHAGDLDTNLLVILNDNEMSISANVGGMSNHLARILSGKLYSSAKEGSKKLLGRVPPVWELARRAEEHFKGMVIPGTLFEELGFNYIGPIDGHDLDVLVRTLKNMRTMKGPQFLHVVTQKGKGFELAEKNPTSYHGVSPFDRNTGKSSTANSGVKKKSFTDVFSDWVCDMAEQDQRLIAITPAMCSGSGLVEFAKRFEKRYFDVGIAEQHSVTMAAGMACDGLKPVVAIYSSFLQRAYDQLVHDVALQNLPVLFAIDRAGLVGADGATHTGNLDISFLRCVPNMMIMAPADENECRQMLYTGFQHDGPASVRYPRGSGIGVEIQTEMQALPIGKAEVRRQGKGIVILSFGTLLDTVLDVAEGLDATVVNMRFIKPLDETLIVELALQHHTIVTIEENVIAGGAGSGVNETLASHHLTPHILNIGLPDYFVEHGTQTQLLQQYGLDRDGIDKQITEFMAYNSVKAKTKVLSAKTWRITQVSLP; this comes from the coding sequence ATGTCAGATCGCTCACCCAATTCCGCCGCTTACCCACTCCTTGAAAGCGTTAATAAACCTGAAGATTTACGCCAGTTCACGCGTGCGGAACTACCCCAACTTGCCGATGAACTAAGAAACTTCTTAATCGATTCTGTTGCCGCAACGGGCGGCCATTTCGCCGCAGGTCTAGGCACTGTCGAGCTAACCGTCGCACTGCACTATGTCTATAACACACCCTTTGATCGCCTGGTATGGGATACCGGCCATCAGAGCTATCCTCATAAGATTCTTACTGGTCGCCGTGAACGTATGTCCAGCATGCGCCAACATGGTGGTCTTTCTGGCTTTCCCAAGCGTAGCGAGAGCGATTACGACACCTTTGGTGTGGGTCATTCGAGCACCTCAATCAGTGCCGCCGTAGGTATGGCCATTGCCGCACAACACGAACAACAAGGCAGAAAAACTGTCGCCGTTATTGGTGATGGCGCAATGACCGCAGGCATGGCTTTTGAAGCGCTAAATCACGCGGGCGACCTTGACACTAACCTTCTTGTTATTCTCAATGACAACGAGATGTCGATCTCAGCCAATGTCGGCGGTATGTCAAACCATCTGGCACGCATCCTCTCGGGGAAACTTTACTCAAGCGCGAAAGAGGGAAGTAAAAAATTGTTAGGTCGTGTACCACCGGTATGGGAATTAGCGCGTCGCGCTGAGGAACACTTTAAAGGCATGGTGATTCCCGGTACGTTATTCGAAGAGCTGGGTTTTAACTATATTGGCCCCATCGATGGCCATGACCTTGATGTGCTGGTCCGCACATTAAAGAATATGCGTACAATGAAAGGGCCTCAGTTTTTACACGTCGTCACACAAAAAGGTAAAGGCTTTGAGCTCGCCGAAAAAAACCCCACCAGTTATCACGGTGTTTCACCCTTTGACCGCAATACCGGCAAGTCAAGTACTGCCAACAGTGGCGTAAAGAAAAAATCGTTTACCGATGTCTTTAGTGACTGGGTTTGCGATATGGCGGAGCAAGATCAGCGACTCATCGCTATTACTCCTGCCATGTGCAGTGGCTCTGGCTTGGTTGAATTCGCAAAGCGCTTTGAAAAACGCTATTTTGATGTCGGTATCGCCGAACAACACAGCGTTACCATGGCTGCCGGCATGGCATGTGATGGTTTAAAACCCGTTGTTGCCATTTATTCTTCATTTTTACAACGAGCCTATGATCAACTGGTACACGATGTCGCGCTACAAAACCTACCCGTCTTGTTTGCCATTGACCGTGCCGGTTTAGTCGGTGCCGATGGCGCAACACATACTGGCAACCTGGATATCAGCTTCCTACGTTGTGTGCCTAATATGATGATAATGGCGCCCGCTGATGAAAACGAGTGTCGACAAATGCTCTACACCGGTTTTCAGCATGACGGCCCTGCTAGCGTACGCTACCCACGTGGTAGTGGCATCGGTGTAGAAATACAAACCGAAATGCAAGCATTACCTATTGGCAAAGCCGAAGTACGGCGCCAAGGTAAAGGCATTGTTATCCTTTCATTTGGCACCCTGCTCGACACAGTGCTGGACGTTGCTGAAGGGCTCGATGCAACCGTTGTTAATATGCGCTTTATTAAACCACTCGATGAAACACTGATCGTTGAACTCGCCCTGCAACATCACACCATCGTCACTATTGAAGAAAACGTTATTGCCGGCGGTGCTGGTAGTGGTGTCAATGAAACCCTTGCATCTCACCATTTGACGCCCCATATACTCAATATTGGCTTACCAGATTATTTTGTCGAACACGGCACTCAAACGCAACTGTTACAACAATATGGCCTTGATCGTGACGGAATTGACAAGCAAATCACGGAATTTATGGCCTATAATAGTGTCAAAGCCAAGACTAAAGTTCTGTCAGCTAAAACCTGGCGTATCACTCAAGTATCCCTCCCTTAA
- a CDS encoding exodeoxyribonuclease VII small subunit: MPRKKSISPDFEHSLNELETLVEQMEQGDTSLEQSLELFERGIKLTRSCQESLKKAEQRVQQLVEKNGDNVLEAFSDSDEDNNAETT; the protein is encoded by the coding sequence TTGCCACGTAAGAAATCCATAAGCCCTGATTTTGAGCACTCGCTTAACGAACTAGAGACTCTAGTTGAGCAAATGGAACAAGGTGATACCAGCCTTGAGCAGTCGCTCGAACTATTTGAGCGCGGAATCAAGCTAACGCGTAGCTGTCAGGAGTCACTCAAAAAAGCAGAACAACGCGTGCAACAACTCGTTGAAAAAAATGGTGATAACGTACTTGAAGCATTTTCCGATAGCGACGAGGACAATAACGCTGAAACAACTTAA
- a CDS encoding GTP cyclohydrolase I FolE2: MVLDTESSSADPIADVQATPDTRRIDINKVGIKDIRHPVRIQDRTGGEQHVVANFNMYVHLPHNFKGTHMSRFVEVLNEHEREISVASFRDIISEMTERLDAESGHVEMRFPYFVEKTAPVSGVKSLLDYEIKFTGSSNQGKTELWVEVVVPVTSLCPCSKKISDYGAHNQRSHVTVNVKAGGFIWIEELIDYVESEASCELYGLLKRPDEKYVTERAYDNPKFVEDIVRDIAMRLNEDDRVLAYTVASENFESIHNHSAYALIEKDKQAHL, translated from the coding sequence ATGGTCCTCGACACAGAAAGCAGCAGCGCAGACCCTATCGCTGATGTCCAGGCCACGCCTGATACACGACGCATCGACATCAATAAAGTAGGAATAAAAGACATTCGCCATCCTGTACGTATTCAAGACCGTACCGGTGGAGAACAACATGTCGTGGCAAATTTTAATATGTACGTGCACTTACCGCATAATTTTAAAGGCACGCATATGTCACGTTTTGTTGAAGTATTAAATGAACATGAACGTGAAATTTCTGTGGCCTCATTCCGTGACATCATCAGTGAAATGACCGAGCGTCTTGATGCTGAATCAGGTCATGTTGAAATGCGTTTTCCCTACTTCGTTGAAAAAACCGCCCCTGTCTCCGGCGTAAAAAGCCTGCTTGATTACGAAATAAAATTTACCGGATCAAGCAATCAAGGGAAAACTGAATTATGGGTCGAAGTTGTCGTGCCGGTGACTAGCCTGTGTCCATGTTCAAAAAAAATCTCTGACTATGGCGCGCATAATCAACGGTCACATGTGACGGTTAATGTTAAAGCTGGTGGTTTTATCTGGATTGAAGAACTCATTGATTATGTTGAGTCTGAAGCATCGTGCGAGCTCTATGGTTTACTTAAACGCCCCGACGAAAAATATGTAACTGAGCGCGCCTATGACAACCCGAAATTTGTTGAAGACATAGTACGCGATATTGCCATGCGCCTTAACGAAGATGATCGTGTGCTAGCCTATACCGTTGCCTCAGAAAACTTCGAGTCAATTCATAACCATTCAGCTTACGCTTTAATCGAAAAAGACAAGCAAGCTCATTTATAA
- a CDS encoding polyprenyl synthetase family protein, which produces MRRYQERVDAALTQFLPSTKLTPTQLHDAMHYAVLGGGKRIRPILVYTTAQCLGADLVEVDAAACAVELIHCYSLVHDDLPVMDDDDLRRGRPTCHKVYGDAMALLAGDALQCFAIEILSHGNLHPESTLNNEQALSRLKMIAALSSASGSTGMAGGQAIDLAAVGKHLTIEQLEQMHRLKTGALIEASVVVGALAANCDETTMTQLKKYAQCIGLAFQIRDDLLDIESDTETLGKPQGSDQEQDKPTYPSLLGLKGARDMAQQMHNQALDALAPLGDSVDPLRWLSSYIVQRCH; this is translated from the coding sequence ATGCGCCGCTATCAAGAACGCGTTGATGCTGCCCTGACCCAGTTCCTACCTTCAACAAAACTCACTCCAACACAACTGCATGATGCCATGCACTACGCTGTACTTGGCGGCGGTAAGCGTATTCGCCCCATTTTAGTCTATACCACTGCCCAGTGCCTAGGCGCTGACTTGGTAGAGGTCGATGCCGCTGCCTGCGCAGTAGAGCTAATTCACTGCTATTCGCTTGTACACGATGATTTACCGGTAATGGACGATGATGATCTGCGTCGTGGCCGCCCAACCTGCCATAAAGTCTATGGCGATGCCATGGCACTACTGGCTGGCGATGCCCTACAATGCTTTGCAATCGAAATCTTATCCCATGGCAACTTACACCCCGAGAGCACGCTGAATAATGAGCAAGCACTGTCACGCCTTAAAATGATCGCGGCCCTTTCCAGCGCCTCAGGTTCTACCGGAATGGCTGGCGGCCAAGCCATAGATCTAGCCGCAGTAGGTAAACACCTCACCATCGAGCAATTAGAACAAATGCATCGACTCAAAACTGGCGCCTTAATTGAGGCCAGTGTTGTCGTTGGTGCTCTCGCTGCGAATTGTGATGAAACAACCATGACGCAACTGAAAAAATATGCCCAATGTATTGGGCTAGCCTTTCAAATACGTGACGACCTGCTCGATATTGAGTCAGACACTGAAACCCTTGGCAAGCCCCAGGGTTCTGATCAAGAGCAAGATAAGCCAACCTACCCATCGTTATTGGGTCTCAAGGGTGCTCGAGACATGGCCCAACAAATGCACAACCAGGCTCTTGACGCATTAGCGCCATTAGGCGACAGTGTTGATCCATTACGCTGGCTTTCTAGCTATATCGTGCAACGCTGCCACTGA